The segment CGCAGCGGTTAACCCACTAGAAACGTGGGAAAAACAGCAGAAAACCGCACTATTGAAAGAGCTGGATGCGTACATTCGTACTAAAGAGCCTCTGATTCAAGAAGTTTCAATTAGCCTAAGTGGCGTGCATGAGCAAATGCTGGTTGCGGCGACGGATGGCACCTACGCTGGCGATGTTCGCCCACTGGTACGCCTTTCAATTACGGTTCTAGCGCAACGCGGTGATCGCCGTGAGCGTGGTAGTGCCGGTGGCGGTGGTCGTTATACTTACGATTACTTCCTAACGTCGCAACAAGGTCAGCAAGTTGCGTATCAATTTGCCGATGAAGCGATTCGTATGGCGCTAGTGAACTTAGACGCTGATGCCGCGCCTGCGGGTACCATGCCTGTGGTACTAGGCTCTGGTTGGCCGGGTGTTCTTCTACACGAAGCGGTAGGTCATGGGTTAGAAGGTGATTTTAACCGTAAAGAGTCTTCAGTATTTAGCGGTCGTATTGGCGAGCAAGTAACTTCGAAACACTGCACCATCGTTGATGATGGTACCTTGACTGACTTGCGCGGCTCGCTAAACGTTGATGATGAGGGTGTTGCGGGTCAATACAACACGCTGATTGAAAACGGCGTGCTAAAAGGCTACATGCAAGACAAATTGAATGCGCGTCTAATGGGTGTTGCACCAACGGGTAATGGTCGTCGTGAGTCGTACGCGCACCTACCAATGCCACGCATGACCAACACTTACATGTTGCCGGGTGAGCACACGCCAGAAGAGATCATCTCTACGGTGAAAAAAGGTCTCTATGCACCAAACTTTGGCGGTGGTCAGGTAGATATCACATCGGGTAAGTTTGTGTTCTCAACCTCAGAAGCTTATTTAATTGAAGACGGTAAGATCACTCGCCCTGTGAAAGGTGCCACGCTGATTGGCTCAGGCATTGAAGCGATGCAGCAAGTTTCGATGGTCGGTAATGATCTTAGCATTGACCGCGGCGTTGGCGTTTGTGGTAAAGCGGGTCAAAGCGTGCCTGTTGGTGTTGGTCAACCAACACTAAAACTAGACTCAATCACAGTGGGTGGTACGGAGTAGCGTAATAGATACTTAGAACGCTTACGCTACGGATAACGGAGCGCTTCGCTGCGAGATTTGGGAGGCGAGCGTCTTAACGATCTCGCTCTGATTAATAAACAAGGCTGACGCTATGACGTCAGCCTTGGTGTTTTTAAGGAAAGTAAAAATAACTCATTATCTATTTTTCCCGCAGCACAGCAGATGCTGTGCGTTCCCGTATCCGTGAGCGTTGCGTTCCGTTATTTAGATCCCCTC is part of the Vibrio ponticus genome and harbors:
- the tldD gene encoding metalloprotease TldD; the protein is MTINHVEEALLKPAGLTEQDIASTLESIATRQIDYADIYFQSSWHESLVLEDSIIKDGSFNIDCGLGVRAITGEKTGFAYSDQIQLEGLKQSAIAARGIAQQGQNGKVQAFKRFDNQAYYAAVNPLETWEKQQKTALLKELDAYIRTKEPLIQEVSISLSGVHEQMLVAATDGTYAGDVRPLVRLSITVLAQRGDRRERGSAGGGGRYTYDYFLTSQQGQQVAYQFADEAIRMALVNLDADAAPAGTMPVVLGSGWPGVLLHEAVGHGLEGDFNRKESSVFSGRIGEQVTSKHCTIVDDGTLTDLRGSLNVDDEGVAGQYNTLIENGVLKGYMQDKLNARLMGVAPTGNGRRESYAHLPMPRMTNTYMLPGEHTPEEIISTVKKGLYAPNFGGGQVDITSGKFVFSTSEAYLIEDGKITRPVKGATLIGSGIEAMQQVSMVGNDLSIDRGVGVCGKAGQSVPVGVGQPTLKLDSITVGGTE